In Paenibacillus sp. BIC5C1, a genomic segment contains:
- a CDS encoding SDR family NAD(P)-dependent oxidoreductase codes for MGRLTGKVAIITGAASGMGLAGAQLFAREGAKVVATDVAIDALQEQVKQIVADGGEAIALKLDVSSPESWNAVVEETVANYGKIDILVNNAGIHIAKGILEAELEDWDKVMSINGTGVWLGMKAVIPYMQQNGQGSIVNTSSIAAIIGGIADAQGAAYSASKGSVRSLTKHGAQWFAKDNIRVNSVHPGAVFTGMVEKAGIKSQVEMGEHYKNLAPLPPHAGESMDIAYAYLFLASDESKFITGVELPVDGGWISN; via the coding sequence ATGGGAAGATTAACTGGAAAAGTTGCAATTATAACTGGAGCGGCAAGCGGTATGGGATTGGCTGGGGCTCAATTGTTTGCCAGAGAAGGAGCAAAGGTAGTGGCTACCGATGTAGCGATTGACGCTTTGCAGGAACAAGTGAAACAGATCGTAGCTGACGGCGGCGAAGCGATTGCATTAAAGCTGGATGTATCCAGTCCGGAATCATGGAATGCAGTTGTGGAAGAAACCGTCGCAAACTATGGCAAAATTGATATTCTGGTCAACAATGCCGGCATTCACATTGCCAAAGGCATTCTGGAAGCAGAATTGGAAGATTGGGACAAGGTCATGTCCATTAACGGTACTGGTGTATGGCTGGGAATGAAGGCAGTTATCCCTTATATGCAGCAAAATGGACAAGGCTCCATCGTAAATACGTCCTCCATCGCTGCCATCATTGGGGGAATCGCCGATGCCCAGGGCGCAGCATACAGTGCTTCCAAGGGATCTGTGCGTTCACTGACCAAACATGGTGCACAGTGGTTCGCCAAAGATAACATTCGTGTGAACTCTGTACATCCAGGGGCTGTGTTTACCGGCATGGTGGAAAAAGCGGGCATCAAGTCCCAAGTGGAGATGGGAGAGCATTACAAAAATCTAGCCCCACTGCCTCCGCATGCCGGAGAGTCCATGGATATCGCCTATGCTTACTTGTTCTTAGCTTCTGATGAATCCAAATTCATCACGGGTGTAGAGCTGCCAGTGGATGGTGGCTGGATCAGCAACTAA
- a CDS encoding isoprenyl transferase has translation MKWHRVHKEKPNTIHSIDWNGLVPKHIAIMMDGNGRWATRRGLPRSAGHYAGMQTMRETISMCHKNGIASLTLYAFSTENWKRPKEEVDYIISLVVEFVQDTTVQELNQNNIKVNFIGDISKFPEETQEAMRKVVELTQTNSGMAVYFAMNYGGKNDIVQAIKTYIVENNEEKETSEISEAEFEKFLYTGLNPAPDLLIRTSGEKRLSNFLLWQAAYSELWFTDVMWPDFNEQLLYESILDYQQRKQRALDDVTQ, from the coding sequence TTGAAGTGGCACCGTGTACATAAAGAAAAACCAAATACTATCCATTCCATCGACTGGAACGGATTAGTCCCTAAACATATTGCAATTATGATGGATGGAAATGGAAGATGGGCGACAAGAAGAGGCTTGCCTCGAAGTGCTGGGCACTATGCAGGAATGCAGACGATGCGGGAAACGATAAGCATGTGCCACAAAAACGGGATTGCTTCACTCACGCTGTACGCCTTCTCTACAGAAAACTGGAAAAGGCCCAAGGAAGAGGTCGACTACATCATTAGTTTGGTGGTCGAATTTGTACAGGATACAACTGTTCAGGAACTGAATCAGAATAATATCAAAGTTAATTTTATTGGTGATATCTCAAAATTCCCAGAAGAAACACAGGAAGCGATGCGCAAAGTGGTGGAACTAACCCAAACGAACAGCGGGATGGCTGTGTATTTTGCGATGAATTATGGAGGTAAAAACGATATTGTGCAAGCGATCAAAACATACATCGTAGAAAACAATGAAGAAAAAGAAACCTCGGAAATCTCCGAGGCGGAATTCGAAAAGTTTTTGTATACCGGACTCAATCCTGCCCCCGATCTGCTAATTCGAACCAGTGGGGAGAAACGGTTAAGCAATTTCCTATTATGGCAAGCCGCTTATTCCGAGCTCTGGTTTACGGATGTGATGTGGCCGGATTTCAACGAGCAATTGTTATACGAATCCATCCTGGATTATCAGCAGC